In Nerophis lumbriciformis linkage group LG04, RoL_Nlum_v2.1, whole genome shotgun sequence, a single window of DNA contains:
- the LOC133604515 gene encoding uncharacterized protein yields the protein MSRPVLLLLSLVTVQCGACDPDWEAVTNVKATIDANPAGFRTVFPKNYYVSHRYTTTMLCDNDPCCVFPAAIVLLESWNVLLSNLWDQHLNRSLVFDLKQTLERIIRKNKNTERFQEEMDPARFAPLFSSPEELLKLTSALFQRWLEVGCSPSIQVCDIPTPPPLRPARVRLLTTRAISSRMEAGERARLMDVTRLPPSAPPPSAAAAPGPASAWSLLPLGLYWCLSP from the exons ATGTCACGGCCAG TTTTGCTCTTGCTATCACTGGTGACGGTCCAATGTGGCGCATGTGACCCCGACTGGGAGGCAGTGACCAACGTGAAGGCGACCATCGACGCCAACCCCGCCGGCTTT CGCACAGTCTTTCCCAAGAACTACTACGTGTCACACCGCTACACCACCACCATGCTCTGTGACAACGACCCG TGTTGTGTGTTTCCTGCTGCCATCGTCCTCCTGGAGTCCTGGAACGTCCTCCTGAGCAACCTGTGGGACCAGCACCTGAACCGCTCCTTGGTCTTCGACCTCAAGCAAACACTGGAGAGAATCATCCGGAAGAACAAAAACACGGAG AGGTTCCAGGAGGAGATGGACCCGGCCCGCTTCGCCCCGCTCTTCTCCTCCCCCGAGGAGCTCCTCAAGCTGACGTCGGCGCTCTTCCAGCGCTGGCTGGAGGTGGGCTGCTCGCCCTCCATCCAGGTGTGCGACATCCCCACGCCGCCGCCGCTGCGTCCCGCCAGGGTGCGTCTGCTGACCACGCGCGCCATCAGCAGCCGCATGGAGGCGGGCGAGCGGGCGCGCCTGATGGACGTTACGCGGCTCCCTCCCTCTGCCCCTCCTCCGTCCGCCGCCGCCGCCCCGGGCCCCGCCTCCGCCTGGAGCCTCCTTCCGCTGGGACTGTACTGGTGCCTGTCGCCATAG